The sequence CCGGTGATCTACACGGTCTCCCATAGAGTGCCTCGTAAGGCTCCATACCAATGGTggcctgaaagctgttgttataagaaaattccatcAAAGGTAGCGTCGACTCTCAACTGTCATGGAAGTCAATAACGCaggctctcagaagatcctctaGAATCTAAATCACCCTCTCGGACTGTCCATCCGTCTGGGGGTGGAAGGTAGTGCTAAACAAAAGCTTCGTCCCCAAAGCtgaatgaagactcttccaaaaagtcgaagtaaaccgcggatctctatcagacacaatggaaacagggataccatgtggcctgactatctcccggatatacaactccgcatACTAAGTCATAGAGAAATTTGTCCTTACCGGCAAAAAGTGCGCCGACTTAGTGAGATGGTcaacaataacccaaatagcattcgaACCTCTCACTATCCTTGGCAAGCCAACAATGAAATCCatggtaatattctcccatttccactcagggaTAGGGATTGGCTTAAGCAATCCTGCAGGCCTTTGATGTTCTTCTTTGACCTTCTAGCATGTCAGACACTCTGACACAAATCGGCCGATATCGCGCTTCAGACCCGGCCACCAGTACAACTGCTGAAGgtcccgatacatcttcgtactgcCTGGGTGGATAGAGTACGGTGATGTATGCGCCTCTTCCATGATAGTAAATCGCGGATAATCACCTGCGGTCACCAAAAATCGATCTCTGAACCTTACAATCCCGTCTATTACTGAATACAAATCACTGCCTCTCTCGCCagctctctgtctccacttacTCAACTGTCCATAAACTTCTTGAGAAACTCTGATGCGGTCAAACAACGTAGTCTGCACTGTCAAGGCTGACAATCTAGGAGCTCTACCCTCGGCATAGAACTCTAGTCCGAGTCTCTGAATCTCATCCTGCAACGGTCTAGACGCCGTCAAAGAGCAAATCACTGCTGTCTTTCTACTCAATGCATTGCGACGACATTAGCCTTATCCGGATGTTAACTAATGTCGCAGTCATATTCTTTCACCAACTCTAGCCATCtttgttgcctcatgttcaactccttctgggtgaagaagtatttgaggcttttatggtcggtgaatatcttacacttctctccatagagatagtgtctccaaatcttgagagcaaaaaccactgctgctaactccaaatcatgagtagggtagttcttctcgtgcTCACTGCCTAGAAGAATAAGCAATGACCCTATCttgctgcataagcactgccccaagtcccaacttggaagcatcattGTAAACCACAAAATCTCCCTCTCCTGATGGCATagctaacactggtgctgtcgtaagagcttccttcaacaCATCAAAGCTCTTTTGACACTCCGACCCCTAAACAAACTTAGCATTCTTCTAGGTGAATGCTGTCAAGGGCACAGCAATTGACGAAAAGCCCTTGATAAATTTCCTATAGTAACCGGCCAATCCGAGAAAACTGCAAATCTCCGATGCATTTTTAGGTACAGACCACTCCTTCACTACTTGAACCTTTGAAGGATCCACTTACACTCCACTCTTGGAAATAATATGGCCCAAGAATGTCACtctctccaaccaaaactcacatttctcAAACTTGGCTAACAACTTTCGCTCTCGAAGTACCTCAAGAACTGTCTTCAAATGCTGCGAATGTTCTTCTCTATCCTTCGAGTAAATGAggatatcatctatgaagacaaTAACAAACTGGTCCAAGTACGGCTGGAACACACTGTTCATAAAATACATGAAGACCCCGTGCGCGTTCGTCATTCCGAatggcatcacaaggaactcgtactggccataacgagtcctaaaGGCTGTCTTGAACACATCAGATTCCTTCACCTTCAAGTGGTGATAAccggaacgaagatcaatcttcgaaaatacagaggctccttgcaactgatcaaagagatcctcAATTCTAGGAAGTTGgtacttgttctttactgtcACTCCATTCAGCCCTCGGTAATCAATGCACAACCTTAGGCTTTCGTCCTTCTTTTCACAAAGAGGACTGGTGCGCCCCACAgagagaaactagggcgtatgaatcccttatcaagcaactCTTCAGTCTGCTCTTTTAGTTCTTTCATTTCCGTAGGATCAATCTATATGGTGACTTAGAGATTGGCACAGTGTCCGGTATCAAGTCAATAGAGAACTCGACTTCTCTATCAGGCGGAATACCTACAACATTGCCtgggaacacatcctcaaaatctCTGACAACGTCCATATCTAAAATATCTGGACGTGGCGGCAACTCTGTCAAAGATATACTGGCTAGGAATTTCTCACCTCCATCATGCACCAACTTCTTAGCTTGCATGAAAGATATAATCTGAGTCCTCCTCAAACCCCTAGTAGTctcaaaccaaaatggttcttcTCCCTCCGGTCTGACCATCACTGATCGCTGCTGGAATTCAATCACCACagcattcttcgtcatccagTCCATCCCAAGTATCATGTCAAACTCAAGCATGGGCAACACTATCAGATCTGCACTCACTGATTTCCCTTGCAACAAGAGTTCAAGATTCTTCACTATATTCCTCGTGGAAAGCTCTTCCTCCGATGGAATGGTCACTGTGAATCCACCAAACAACTCTTCACACTCAATACTCCTCTTGCGGGTAAAAGCCTCCGAAATAAAAGAATGTGTAGCCCCCGAGTATAACAAGGCTCTAGTGGCCACACCGGCTACTAAAATTTTACCTGCATTAAAGGTGATTACATCCACGGAAAGATTGAAATCAATTTAAGACAAGTCTTACTTAGGTTCATTCTAATTCATCAAATTCCCAAATTCAGAATTAATCATGCTAACACCCAACAACTAACACAAAGCATGCTACCTAATAAGTTCACATTCCCAATAAGAAAAGCTCATAATCGAAAATTGAATCTACAATTCAATTAAATCACCCTTAATAAAAAGTCTAAAAATTACCTGTGATGAACGTGGTATCAGGATCGGCCTCCTAGGCCTGCATCACATAGACTCTCCCCTAAGCTAGCATCATGCGCAATGGGCAATCTGAAACCACGTGCCCCGGCTTCTTGCACCGATAACAGACACCGGCACCTGCCAGACACTTCCCATGATGGGCACGCATGCAAATCGGGCAAAAAGGCTTCTTCCCAGTCTTGGGAGGAGCAGGTCCCTGGGCCTGATGTCTCTGGGCATGCTGTCCCTGGGGTCTCGGGGCCTGCTGCCCCTGGAGCCTAAAGGGTCCCTGCTGTCGCTGTGGCCCAGTAAATGGCCTCTTGCCTTGCTGCTGCTGATGACCCTGGAGAGCATAAGACCTCTTGCTATGAACCTCAGCACTAATTTCCTTCAAGGACTGCTCGGACCGTAAGGCCTTCCTGATGGCAGCTTCATAGTGCACGGGCTCAGCCATCATCACATCCCTACGAATAGTAGGCCTCAGACAAGCAACAAAATGCTGCAATTTCTTTACCTCATCATTCCCTATCAATGGCACAAAGTTGCAGCCCCTCTCAAATTTGCGCACAAACTCGGATACGGATAGATCACCttgccggagactcatgaactctttCTTCAACTGCGCCCTCACCTCTGCGGTATAGTAATTCTCATAGAAGAGGGTCTTGAATGCTTCCCAAGTCAGGGTGGTAACATCAACAGTCTTTTCCACACCCTCAAACCACAAAGCGGCGTCATCCTTGAGTAGGAACGTCATACAGCAAATTTGGTCCCCGTCTCCCAACTCCATGTAGCGGAAAATCACCTCAAGCAAGAGAATCCAGCCCTACGCTACCATCGGATCCGTAGTACCAGAAAAGTCCTTAGGATCCATCTTCCTGAACTGCTCATAGATCGCATTAGGTCTAGCCCTCGGGGCCTCGGCATGCTGCTCTAAGATACGAGCCAGGCCAGCTAGCACCTGAGCACCAACATCAACTGGTGGAGGGGGCGAAGGAGGTGGAGGCGGTGGTAGAGGTGCATGGGGATCATATCGAGGTGCCATCTTTGCGCAagttcaaattcaaaaaaattcaaatttcatgccttaagaAAAAGATTTTTATCTAAACTTAAACATACTCAAATAATTTAGGAAACTAATGCTACTAATCTGAACAACTAGCAATAAATGAAACATAAATCTTACATACTTTGAGGTGAGATCCCTTGAGTTTCAGTAACTGGCAGTAGgcacagcccaaaccaagaccgttctctgataccaactgagacGACCCTAACcctctaaaataaaaataaaaataaaaataataaataaataatttgtggaattttaaaaaaaaaattgccatGACGCGTTTTAGAATATTGTAAGCCCAACTAACACAGTCAGCAATTCAAATCGAAATAAAATAAACACAAGAGAAAATCCAAATACGATAGTCATAGAACCCAGAAAAGGGAAGTTAATCCCACACAGTTGCGGAATAATAAACTGTTAAGTTTACATGCCAAATATTTTAAAGCAGGGAAAACCCATCCTGCAAAAGAATGACAGTGTATGAACTACTACAtctcataaataaaaacatcAGAGTTTGCGGAACAACTAAAAGCACGTCGATCAAGGGCCTGCACCACCGGTGACCTCGACctggggatcctgcccctcgatctcagtgaaaaactcctcacctgaaaacaataagtgtagtgagtctaacaGACTCAGAAGAATATGGGGGGGATAATGAGTAATACATAATCACAagcacacgcagattaaaaatagctgatACTGAAAGTACTATTATGCCCTTAACTTTAAATGAGAGGTTTCTGAATTTAATGAGAACATGAcgtaacatatgcatggctaagtcgaatGTAATCAAAGTAAATGTATAAAAATGGTTCTGAACATAAACATATGAATaatgaacttagatccttgaattatGACTCtatgatttcgatcatgatcatggctgcagtgcactatgcctcaaggaagtcaggatatctcccaactcgtcttgccctgtgggtggtaagggaagccaagatttctctcgactcatccaaacccataaatttggtaagggaagctaagacGTCTCCTAACTCATCCAAATACATGAATATTTTGGTAAGGAAAACTACACGTGATAAacgtagtcacaatcatctcacctcgttcataaaatatttttttccttcatgaatatgagacttagcatacatatataagtatgaagtacatgtaaatatttgaatggtaatcatgcaaatgactcacacatgaatcatcgggatggtgatttaggagacaaaccaTAGGATGAAAATTTAACCCACAACTTGCACTTAAGACAAAGTCGAGCGGTTCGCCCATAAAATTTGTAACTTGTTCGATTCTTATTCAAAAatgattccgcttgaaaccacgactccataacacttagaactaagtagaGAAATCATCCTCGGAATTTATTTCATAACCATTTTATAAAAATCCCATTTCCAGGCAGCCCCTCCTAAAACTTCAAAATTATGCACCCTTCCTTTATATTTCTAGAACTCAACCGAATCTTGACCAAATTGATTCCCGCTTTCACCAACATATTTCTAACATCTTGGCCTAATTCCAAACCCGAGCCCATGGCCAAATTCTGATTTTAGCCTAACCTTAGCCCTATGTTTCTGGACAGCCCCAGTAGTTCCAGAAATTCTGCTCATGCCATCCTCCTTATGCCCAATAaaaaacttatttattt comes from Henckelia pumila isolate YLH828 chromosome 4, ASM3356847v2, whole genome shotgun sequence and encodes:
- the LOC140861014 gene encoding uncharacterized protein yields the protein MELGDGDQICCMTFLLKDDAALWFEGVEKTVDVTTLTWEAFKTLFYENYYTAEVRAQLKKEFMSLRQGDLSVSEFVRKFERGCNFVPLIGNDEVKKLQHFVACLRPTIRRDVMMAEPVHYEAAIRKALRSEQSLKEISAEVHSKRSYALQGHQQQQGKRPFTGPQRQQGPFRLQGQQAPRPQGQHAQRHQAQGPAPPKTGKKPFCPICMRAHHGKCLAGKILVAGVATRALLYSGATHSFISEAFTRKRSIECEELFGGFTVTIPSEEELSTRNIVKNLELLLQGKSVSADLIVLPMLEFDMILGMDWMTKNAVVIEFQQRSVMVRPEGEEPFWFETTRGLRRTQIISFMQAKKLVHDGGEKFLASISLTELPPRPDILDMDVVRDFEDVFPGNVVGIPPDREVEFSIDLIPDTVPISKSPYRLILRK